One window from the genome of Erwinia sorbitola encodes:
- a CDS encoding APC family permease: MSNSTGLRKNTLGLFSLVFFVVAAASPLTGVVGGLPVAMFTGNGGGIPVIYIMACAILMLFSVGYIAMSRHVSDAGAFYTYISKGLGENWGASASVLALIAYFSVQTAVVAMLGFFSQLFIEQHLGVHIPWWALSMLCVVLAWVLGIRRVEVGGKLLGVLMLAEVAIVLLTDVMLLVKKSGDLNISSFEPSVFMQGNLGIAFMFSIASFIGFESTAIYAEECRDPHKTVPRATVCALLIITAFFCFTSWSLVQAYDIDKLVEIARKDPGNFVFDITRQYVGQWAVDTMSVLLITSLFAAAMAFHNNISRYIFSISRDGLIWKELCATHPTNGTPHKASHVHSVLLLMLLVGMGSIDLDPMAQIFAFGSAIATLSILVLQVGVSAAVIMFFRRKDNHHNSAWQVFWAPLLALSAMSVTIILVINNLQLLSGSDSKLVQLIPWFIAVCSAAGYAMSVKRGARAAA, encoded by the coding sequence ATGAGCAACTCTACCGGTTTAAGAAAAAATACCCTGGGCTTATTTTCTCTGGTCTTCTTTGTGGTGGCTGCTGCATCGCCTCTCACCGGCGTGGTCGGCGGGTTGCCGGTGGCGATGTTCACCGGTAACGGCGGCGGTATTCCCGTTATCTATATTATGGCCTGTGCCATTCTGATGCTGTTCTCGGTGGGCTATATCGCCATGAGCCGCCACGTCAGCGATGCAGGCGCATTCTATACCTACATCTCAAAAGGACTGGGCGAAAACTGGGGAGCCTCCGCCTCAGTGCTGGCCTTAATTGCCTATTTCTCCGTCCAGACGGCAGTGGTGGCGATGCTCGGCTTCTTCAGCCAGCTGTTTATTGAACAGCATCTCGGCGTGCATATCCCCTGGTGGGCATTGAGTATGCTGTGTGTGGTGCTCGCCTGGGTGCTCGGCATCCGACGCGTGGAGGTCGGCGGAAAGCTGCTGGGGGTGCTGATGCTGGCAGAAGTCGCTATTGTGCTGCTGACCGATGTGATGCTGCTAGTCAAAAAATCCGGCGATCTGAATATCAGTTCGTTTGAGCCATCGGTATTTATGCAGGGGAACCTCGGCATCGCCTTTATGTTCTCCATCGCTTCATTTATCGGCTTTGAATCGACTGCTATTTACGCGGAAGAGTGCCGCGATCCGCATAAAACCGTACCGCGCGCCACCGTCTGTGCTTTGCTGATTATCACCGCCTTCTTCTGCTTTACCAGCTGGTCGCTGGTGCAGGCATACGACATCGATAAGCTGGTAGAAATTGCGCGTAAAGACCCCGGCAACTTTGTCTTTGATATCACCCGCCAGTACGTCGGTCAGTGGGCGGTGGATACGATGTCGGTGCTGCTGATCACCAGCCTGTTTGCGGCCGCGATGGCGTTTCATAACAATATTTCACGCTATATTTTCAGCATCAGCCGTGACGGCCTGATCTGGAAAGAGCTGTGTGCCACACATCCGACCAACGGTACACCACATAAAGCCAGCCATGTTCACAGCGTACTGCTCCTGATGCTGCTGGTCGGTATGGGCAGCATCGATCTCGACCCGATGGCACAGATCTTCGCCTTTGGTTCAGCCATCGCCACCCTGTCGATTCTGGTGTTACAAGTTGGAGTTTCGGCGGCGGTGATCATGTTTTTCCGCCGGAAAGATAATCACCATAACAGCGCATGGCAGGTGTTCTGGGCACCGCTGCTCGCGCTGTCGGCAATGTCAGTCACCATCATTCTGGTGATCAATAACCTGCAACTTCTTAGCGGCAGCGACTCAAAGCTGGTGCAGCTGATCCCGTGGTTTATCGCCGTCTGTTCTGCGGCGGGCTATGCGATGTCGGTGAAGCGCGGAGCGCGGGCGGCGGCGTAA
- a CDS encoding helix-turn-helix domain-containing protein: protein MSNFTVFRPPVDIQPQQPWFVLSAATHYSLMASSHPAISHFYSFEVSESANLTLAVPDGCVDIVFDCDAAQPVARVCGTTLEARSAALNRNHRYFGVRFAPGVIPDFLDVMAEELTDREFNFFDVVPDARQACEQILHTPLFSQQIALFNRHFIPRLMRKTSAVTATIIHTILQQKGNIRVEQLETLTGYTCRTIQRQFRQDTGMSPKAFGRIMRCQAALHSLHQQGQISFSDMALDLGFSDQSHFLREFKKLISTTPLDYQRRTLLAAWNDRIRYH from the coding sequence ATGTCAAATTTCACCGTTTTCCGTCCGCCGGTCGATATTCAGCCGCAGCAGCCCTGGTTTGTTCTCAGTGCCGCAACTCACTACTCACTGATGGCCAGCAGCCACCCGGCGATTTCTCATTTTTACAGTTTTGAAGTGTCGGAGTCGGCGAACCTGACGCTGGCAGTGCCGGACGGCTGCGTTGATATTGTTTTTGACTGCGATGCCGCACAGCCGGTGGCCAGAGTGTGCGGCACCACCCTGGAAGCGCGCAGCGCAGCACTCAACCGTAACCACCGTTATTTTGGTGTGCGCTTTGCGCCGGGAGTTATTCCGGACTTTCTTGATGTGATGGCAGAGGAGCTGACGGATCGCGAGTTTAACTTTTTCGATGTGGTGCCGGATGCACGTCAGGCCTGCGAACAGATTCTGCATACGCCGCTGTTTTCACAGCAGATAGCGCTGTTTAATCGCCACTTTATTCCACGTCTGATGCGCAAGACGTCGGCGGTGACCGCGACGATTATCCACACCATCCTGCAACAGAAAGGCAATATTCGCGTAGAGCAGCTGGAGACGTTAACCGGCTATACCTGCCGCACGATTCAGCGCCAGTTTCGCCAGGACACCGGGATGTCACCCAAGGCTTTCGGCCGTATTATGCGCTGCCAGGCGGCGCTGCACAGCCTGCATCAGCAGGGACAGATCTCATTTTCCGATATGGCGCTCGACCTCGGCTTCAGCGACCAGTCGCATTTTCTGCGCGAGTTTAAAAAGCTGATCAGCACCACCCCGCTCGACTATCAGCGCCGTACCCTGCTCGCCGCGTGGAACGACCGCATTCGTTATCATTGA
- a CDS encoding tyramine oxidase subunit B encodes MSDATKIDFIYLSEQDMIRAGVTDMPACVDTMEEMFGLLYQGDYRMAGSNNDSHGAMVTFPENSPFPAMPKPTADRRLMAMPAYLGGSFCTAGVKWYGSNIANRQKGLPRSILMFTLNDADTGAPLAHMSANLLSAYRTGAVPGVGARHLARKDSKVIGLLGPGVMGKTAVAAFIAVCPQIDTIKIKGRGQHSLDTFISWVTVTFPQIATIEVVDSLEAVVRGSDIVTYCSSGEVGDPSTYPLVKREWVKAGAFLAMPALCNIDEGMEQPDVRKVLDNTGLYHAWYEEVPKPAHHTIPVIGVRFMDMVAEGKLTHAQLEDIGQIIAGDAPGRQSDDEIIIMSVGGMPVEDVAWGTVVYRNALARGIGVKLNLWETPVLS; translated from the coding sequence ATGTCTGACGCAACTAAAATTGATTTTATCTATCTTTCGGAACAGGACATGATTCGTGCCGGGGTAACGGATATGCCCGCCTGTGTGGATACGATGGAGGAGATGTTTGGCCTGCTGTATCAGGGCGACTACCGCATGGCGGGATCGAATAATGATTCACACGGTGCGATGGTCACCTTCCCGGAAAACTCGCCGTTCCCGGCGATGCCTAAACCAACCGCCGATCGTCGTTTAATGGCGATGCCTGCCTACCTGGGCGGCAGTTTCTGTACGGCCGGGGTGAAGTGGTACGGCTCAAATATTGCCAACCGCCAGAAAGGACTGCCGCGTTCAATTCTGATGTTTACGCTGAATGATGCCGATACCGGAGCGCCGCTGGCGCATATGTCGGCCAACCTGCTCTCTGCTTACCGTACCGGTGCCGTTCCTGGCGTAGGCGCCCGCCATCTGGCGCGTAAAGATTCTAAAGTGATTGGCCTGCTGGGGCCGGGCGTAATGGGTAAAACCGCCGTCGCGGCGTTTATTGCCGTCTGTCCGCAGATCGACACCATCAAAATCAAAGGGCGCGGACAGCACAGCCTGGATACTTTTATCTCCTGGGTGACCGTCACCTTCCCGCAGATCGCCACCATTGAAGTGGTCGACAGCCTCGAAGCGGTGGTAAGGGGTTCCGATATCGTCACTTATTGCAGCTCCGGCGAGGTGGGCGATCCGTCGACCTATCCGCTGGTCAAACGCGAATGGGTCAAGGCCGGTGCATTCCTGGCGATGCCCGCGCTATGCAATATCGATGAGGGTATGGAGCAGCCGGACGTACGCAAAGTGCTCGACAACACCGGCCTGTATCACGCCTGGTACGAAGAGGTGCCAAAGCCCGCACATCACACCATTCCGGTGATTGGCGTGCGCTTTATGGATATGGTCGCCGAAGGAAAACTGACTCACGCGCAGCTGGAAGATATCGGCCAAATCATCGCCGGGGATGCGCCCGGCCGTCAGAGTGACGATGAGATCATCATTATGTCGGTGGGTGGGATGCCGGTGGAGGATGTGGCGTGGGGCACGGTGGTTTACCGCAATGCGCTGGCACGCGGTATCGGCGTGAAACTGAATCTGTGGGAAACCCCCGTTCTCTCTTAA
- a CDS encoding RidA family protein — protein sequence MTVITKVKTGSIFEEKASYSRIVAVDNWIYVSNTAGRHPQTKDIPEDISAQTHQVFANIEQALAAVQATLADVVMSRVFIQDPQDVPTVMAIIGEKFRGINPASTVTCPPLGSTVYKVELEVTAYRGASAAEIVELTVAL from the coding sequence ATGACCGTTATTACTAAAGTGAAAACCGGATCGATTTTCGAAGAGAAAGCCAGCTACTCGCGCATTGTGGCGGTAGATAACTGGATTTATGTCTCGAATACCGCCGGGCGTCATCCGCAGACGAAAGACATTCCGGAGGATATCAGCGCTCAGACCCATCAGGTGTTCGCCAATATTGAGCAGGCGCTGGCCGCAGTGCAGGCGACGCTGGCCGATGTGGTGATGTCGCGGGTGTTTATACAGGATCCGCAGGATGTGCCGACGGTGATGGCCATCATTGGCGAAAAGTTTCGCGGAATCAATCCTGCTTCTACGGTGACCTGTCCGCCGCTCGGCTCCACTGTTTATAAAGTGGAGCTGGAAGTGACCGCCTATCGTGGCGCATCTGCCGCAGAAATCGTCGAACTCACCGTGGCGCTGTAA
- a CDS encoding NAD(P)/FAD-dependent oxidoreductase encodes MAPVIAPVHTNTTLPAATTVVVIGGGIVGLTAALTLAERNIPVVLLEKGRLAGEQSSRNLGWVRKTSRMADDIPLALASDRLWAAMAERTGQDVGYRQAGIMFVGRTLAQMAMYENWLKSVEHLGLDSQLLSAQQIAARVPGGRETWAGGIYTASDGRAEPTLASSAIATAAIARGVTIVENCAVRSLSLAGGKVSGVVTEKGEIRCEQVLLAGGLWSRRFLGNHGISLPTLPLICSVLRTTPMDGPTEIAVGAPDFSFRKHHDGGFIITQRGALDASLTLDHLLIGWRYLQQLRSQRSFLRISSGKYFFKDLALARRWKAHSRSPFERVRTLDPEVNPALNQEAMTNLIAAWPAFKNAVIADAWAGAIDVTPDSNPVIGPVAKIPGLTLATGFSGHGFGTSPAAGQLAADLVSGSQPIIDPQPYRFERF; translated from the coding sequence ATGGCCCCTGTGATTGCTCCGGTTCACACTAATACCACGCTGCCCGCTGCCACCACCGTGGTAGTGATTGGCGGCGGTATTGTTGGATTAACGGCCGCGCTGACGCTGGCAGAACGTAATATCCCCGTGGTGCTGCTGGAAAAAGGCCGCCTGGCGGGTGAGCAGTCCTCACGTAACCTCGGCTGGGTGCGTAAAACCAGCCGTATGGCGGACGATATTCCGCTGGCACTCGCCTCTGACCGCCTGTGGGCCGCCATGGCGGAGCGTACCGGGCAGGATGTTGGCTATCGTCAGGCCGGGATCATGTTTGTTGGCCGTACTCTGGCACAGATGGCGATGTATGAAAACTGGCTGAAATCCGTAGAGCATCTTGGCCTGGATTCGCAGCTGCTGAGTGCGCAGCAGATTGCGGCGCGGGTGCCGGGCGGCAGGGAAACCTGGGCGGGAGGTATTTATACTGCTTCTGATGGTCGCGCCGAGCCGACGCTGGCATCCAGTGCGATTGCTACAGCAGCCATTGCCAGAGGTGTAACCATCGTTGAAAACTGCGCGGTACGCAGCCTGTCGCTGGCGGGGGGCAAAGTCAGCGGCGTTGTGACGGAAAAAGGGGAGATCCGCTGTGAACAGGTGCTGCTGGCCGGAGGGCTGTGGTCACGGCGTTTTCTCGGCAACCATGGCATATCGCTACCGACATTGCCGTTAATCTGCTCGGTTCTGCGCACCACGCCGATGGACGGGCCAACGGAGATCGCCGTGGGCGCACCGGATTTCTCCTTCCGTAAGCATCACGATGGTGGCTTTATTATTACCCAGCGCGGTGCGCTGGATGCCTCGCTGACGCTGGATCATCTGCTGATTGGTTGGCGCTATCTGCAACAGTTACGCAGTCAGCGCAGCTTCCTGCGTATTTCGTCAGGCAAATATTTCTTTAAAGATCTGGCGCTGGCTCGCCGCTGGAAAGCACACAGCCGCTCACCGTTTGAGCGGGTACGCACTCTCGATCCCGAGGTTAACCCGGCGCTGAACCAGGAGGCGATGACTAATCTGATCGCTGCCTGGCCTGCTTTTAAAAACGCGGTTATTGCTGACGCCTGGGCCGGGGCCATCGACGTGACACCGGACTCCAATCCGGTGATTGGGCCGGTGGCGAAAATACCGGGCCTGACGCTGGCGACAGGATTTTCAGGACATGGATTTGGCACGTCGCCCGCCGCCGGGCAGCTGGCTGCCGACCTGGTGTCAGGCTCTCAGCCGATTATCGACCCGCAGCCCTATCGGTTTGAGAGATTCTGA
- a CDS encoding diguanylate cyclase has translation MHYYSPDDRQLKQRSMRFIRRMFAMRQLGTFLCFFPILSVLTELNRGLWLAILLSINAFIWPIIAWMLAQSSNDPTNTERRNLTIDAAFGGVWVAVMAISPLPSLIIMAVLASDRYAAGGWPQLKSAIAAFLLAFIPAWSVIGMPLQLTFSTRTVWLTLPLATCYMLVLSAVSYQLTLSLRRKNRELERISLMDPSLKIPNRRLFDRRLESEYLRTQRGDSHAWLLLLDVDNFKQVNDRFGHEAGDYLLAEISMLLRTEVGIRDIPARFGGDELGVIVRDADSNTIVMLAAALKEKISQIQLPASPDFRCSVSIGIAPAATAESIHQWLRHADQALYSVKRTGRDGIQLWETEPQNLSNR, from the coding sequence ATGCACTATTACTCTCCTGATGACAGACAATTAAAACAGCGCTCAATGCGCTTTATTCGTCGCATGTTCGCCATGCGGCAACTGGGTACTTTTTTGTGTTTTTTCCCCATCCTGTCGGTGCTGACAGAGTTAAATCGCGGGCTGTGGCTGGCCATTCTGCTCAGTATCAATGCCTTTATCTGGCCGATAATCGCCTGGATGCTGGCACAATCTTCCAACGATCCAACCAATACCGAGCGGCGCAATCTCACCATCGACGCCGCTTTTGGCGGGGTCTGGGTGGCGGTGATGGCCATCAGCCCGCTGCCGTCACTGATTATCATGGCGGTACTGGCCTCTGACCGCTATGCCGCCGGGGGCTGGCCGCAGTTAAAATCAGCCATCGCCGCTTTTCTGCTGGCTTTTATTCCTGCGTGGAGCGTCATCGGTATGCCGCTACAGCTCACCTTCAGCACCCGTACGGTGTGGCTGACGCTGCCGCTGGCGACCTGCTATATGCTGGTGTTAAGCGCCGTCTCCTATCAGCTAACCCTCAGCCTGCGCCGCAAAAATCGCGAGCTGGAGCGTATCTCCCTGATGGATCCCAGCCTGAAAATCCCTAATCGCCGCCTGTTCGATCGCAGGCTGGAAAGTGAGTACCTGCGCACCCAGCGGGGTGACAGCCACGCCTGGCTGTTGCTGCTGGATGTGGATAACTTTAAGCAGGTCAATGACCGTTTCGGCCATGAAGCCGGGGATTATCTGCTGGCGGAGATCTCCATGCTGCTGCGCACGGAAGTAGGCATCCGGGATATCCCCGCTCGCTTTGGGGGGGATGAACTGGGGGTGATTGTGCGCGATGCTGACAGCAACACTATTGTGATGCTCGCCGCCGCGTTAAAAGAGAAAATCTCGCAGATTCAGCTACCTGCCTCACCAGACTTCCGCTGTTCGGTGAGCATCGGTATTGCTCCGGCAGCCACCGCCGAATCCATTCACCAGTGGCTGCGCCATGCCGACCAGGCGCTTTACAGCGTTAAACGCACCGGCCGCGACGGTATCCAGCTCTGGGAGACTGAGCCTCAGAATCTCTCAAACCGATAG
- the fhuE gene encoding ferric-rhodotorulic acid/ferric-coprogen receptor FhuE, which translates to MIVPISRSAAHNKTHSASLSATPIFTPSIAALLVISALHPAFAADSTSDTLTVEASADSAAVQQAATDYSVPVTTAGTKMPLTVRDIPQSVSIVSKQRMQDQGLQSVGDVLNNTTGVSASNIDSDRSNYYSRGFLINNYLFDGVPTVVTDVWDLGDARSDTAIYDRVEVIRGANSLALGSGNPSASVNMVRKHADSKVVTGSLSAETGSWDKQRYVGDITVPLNESGSVRGRAIGGYQENDSWLDRYHARKKFLTTVLDADLSDSTTLSLGWDYQESSTEDPSWGGIPTFYSNGERTHFDRSFNSGADWAYSDKESNKFFATLTHKFDSGWQAQATGSHTRTNFDTRLMYASGYPDKATGTGSLLYSGWNKGRRTTDSVDLYANGPFELLGRSHELMIGGSYSKQDNTFFNSFTNLDSSQVGDFRNWNGTTGATDWSPFTPYLDDAIRQKSVYTAARFSLADPLSLLVGARYTDWSANGTSGNNDADKIAPYAGLTYDLNDTYSLYASYTSIFQPQTSRNSSAQYLDPVTGKSYETGIKGDWNNSRLTATLSLFRTEQNGLGVNSYVYIPGTTEYAYDEVDAVSRGVEFEVNGALTDNWQMTFGASRYIAEQRNGTAVMPEIPRTTAKLFTSYRLPMLQDLTVGGGVNWQNKTWANVADGPAGSDYIDQSPVTLVNLFSRYQVTKQVSVQANINNLFDREYYDYMGTYVVYGAPRNFSVSANYSF; encoded by the coding sequence ATGATCGTGCCAATTTCTCGTTCAGCAGCCCATAATAAAACTCACTCAGCGTCATTATCTGCTACACCTATTTTCACTCCGTCAATCGCCGCGCTGCTGGTCATCTCCGCGCTGCACCCTGCATTTGCCGCCGATAGCACCAGCGATACGCTGACCGTTGAAGCCAGTGCAGATAGTGCCGCAGTACAGCAGGCGGCCACCGACTACAGCGTGCCGGTGACCACTGCGGGTACCAAAATGCCGCTGACGGTGCGTGATATTCCGCAGTCAGTGTCAATCGTCAGCAAACAGCGCATGCAGGATCAGGGGCTACAAAGCGTTGGCGATGTGCTGAACAATACCACTGGCGTCTCTGCCTCAAATATCGACTCCGATCGCTCGAACTACTATTCACGCGGTTTCCTGATTAATAACTATCTGTTTGATGGTGTACCGACCGTGGTGACCGATGTCTGGGATCTCGGTGACGCGCGTTCAGATACGGCTATCTATGACCGTGTCGAAGTGATTCGCGGTGCGAACAGCCTGGCGCTCGGATCCGGTAATCCGTCAGCCTCTGTCAATATGGTGCGCAAGCACGCCGACAGTAAAGTCGTGACCGGCAGCCTGTCGGCGGAAACCGGCAGCTGGGATAAGCAGCGCTACGTGGGCGACATCACCGTACCGTTGAATGAGTCAGGTAGCGTACGCGGCCGCGCCATCGGCGGTTACCAGGAAAATGACAGCTGGCTGGATCGCTATCATGCCCGTAAGAAATTCCTCACCACCGTGCTGGATGCCGATCTGAGCGATTCCACCACGCTGTCGCTGGGGTGGGATTATCAGGAGAGCAGCACTGAAGACCCAAGCTGGGGCGGTATTCCAACCTTCTACAGCAACGGCGAGCGCACCCATTTTGATCGCAGCTTTAACTCCGGCGCAGACTGGGCGTACAGCGATAAAGAATCCAATAAGTTTTTCGCCACCCTGACGCATAAATTTGACAGCGGCTGGCAGGCACAGGCCACCGGCAGCCATACCCGCACCAATTTTGACACTCGTCTGATGTATGCCAGCGGTTACCCGGATAAAGCCACCGGCACGGGAAGCCTGCTTTACAGCGGCTGGAACAAAGGTCGCCGCACCACCGACAGCGTAGATCTCTATGCTAACGGCCCGTTTGAACTGCTGGGCCGCAGTCATGAACTGATGATTGGCGGTAGCTACAGCAAGCAGGACAACACCTTCTTTAACAGCTTCACCAATCTGGATAGCTCGCAGGTGGGTGATTTCCGTAACTGGAACGGCACCACAGGGGCCACCGACTGGTCACCTTTTACGCCTTATCTGGATGACGCTATTCGCCAGAAGTCGGTCTATACGGCGGCCCGCTTCTCCCTCGCCGATCCACTGTCACTGCTGGTGGGTGCCCGCTACACCGACTGGAGCGCTAACGGCACGTCCGGTAATAACGATGCCGATAAGATTGCGCCTTATGCCGGTCTGACCTACGACCTGAACGATACCTACTCGCTGTATGCCAGCTACACCAGCATCTTCCAGCCGCAAACCTCACGTAACAGCAGCGCGCAGTACCTCGATCCGGTAACGGGCAAAAGCTACGAAACGGGCATCAAAGGCGACTGGAATAACAGCCGTCTGACCGCCACGCTTTCACTGTTCCGTACCGAGCAGAACGGGCTGGGTGTTAACAGCTATGTCTATATTCCTGGCACCACTGAATATGCCTATGACGAAGTGGATGCGGTCAGCCGCGGCGTAGAGTTTGAAGTGAACGGTGCATTAACCGATAACTGGCAGATGACGTTCGGTGCATCGCGCTATATAGCTGAACAGCGTAACGGTACTGCCGTTATGCCGGAAATACCGCGCACTACCGCCAAACTGTTTACCAGCTATCGTCTGCCAATGTTGCAGGATCTCACCGTAGGCGGTGGCGTGAACTGGCAGAATAAAACCTGGGCGAATGTTGCGGACGGCCCGGCAGGCAGCGACTATATCGATCAGTCCCCTGTCACGCTGGTGAATCTGTTCAGCCGTTATCAGGTTACTAAGCAGGTTTCCGTCCAGGCTAATATCAATAACCTGTTCGACCGCGAGTATTACGATTATATGGGTACCTACGTGGTTTATGGCGCGCCTCGCAACTTCTCAGTATCGGCTAACTACTCGTTTTAA
- the ahr gene encoding NADPH-dependent aldehyde reductase Ahr, which produces MKIKSYAAMKAGQALELYEFDAGALSAEEVEVEVEYCGVCHSDLSMIDNEWGISQYPTIAGHEVIGRVSALGEAAKNKGLSIGQRVGIGWTAKSCQHCDACINGEQVNCEQGTTPTILNHGGFAEKLRADWQWVIPLPESLDATSAGPLLCGGITVFKPLLMSNITATSRVGVIGIGGLGHIAIKILRAMGAEVVAFSSTPGKKQSILDMGADEVVNSRDPEALKAQAGRFDLILSTVAVDLDWKPYFDALAPKGKFHTVGAVMKPFQVGAFDLIMGDKAITGSSTGSPGQLRSLLKLASRRDIAPHVEFFPMSKINEALDHVRAGKANFRVVLKADF; this is translated from the coding sequence GTGAAAATTAAAAGCTATGCTGCAATGAAAGCAGGACAGGCCCTGGAGCTGTATGAGTTCGACGCTGGCGCGCTGAGTGCAGAGGAAGTGGAAGTCGAAGTTGAATACTGTGGCGTCTGCCATTCCGATTTGTCGATGATCGACAATGAATGGGGGATCTCTCAGTACCCGACCATTGCCGGCCATGAAGTGATCGGGCGCGTTTCCGCACTCGGCGAAGCGGCAAAAAATAAAGGGCTGTCAATAGGCCAGCGCGTGGGCATTGGCTGGACGGCAAAAAGCTGCCAGCACTGCGACGCCTGTATTAACGGTGAGCAGGTGAACTGCGAACAGGGCACCACGCCAACCATTCTGAATCACGGCGGCTTTGCCGAGAAGCTGCGTGCAGACTGGCAGTGGGTTATCCCGCTCCCGGAAAGCCTGGATGCCACCAGCGCCGGCCCGCTGCTGTGTGGCGGTATCACCGTGTTTAAGCCTCTGCTGATGAGCAATATTACCGCCACCAGCCGCGTGGGCGTGATCGGGATTGGTGGTCTTGGCCATATCGCCATCAAAATCCTGCGGGCGATGGGTGCAGAAGTGGTGGCATTCAGCTCTACGCCGGGTAAAAAACAGTCGATCCTTGATATGGGTGCCGATGAAGTGGTCAACAGCCGTGACCCGGAAGCGCTGAAGGCCCAGGCCGGACGCTTCGATCTGATCCTCAGCACCGTAGCCGTCGATCTTGACTGGAAGCCGTACTTTGATGCACTGGCACCGAAGGGAAAATTCCACACCGTTGGTGCCGTGATGAAGCCTTTCCAGGTAGGTGCTTTTGATTTGATCATGGGTGATAAAGCGATTACTGGTTCCTCTACCGGCTCGCCTGGTCAGCTGCGTTCCCTGCTGAAGCTGGCGTCACGTCGCGATATTGCGCCACACGTTGAGTTTTTCCCGATGTCGAAAATCAACGAAGCGCTGGATCACGTTCGCGCCGGAAAAGCCAATTTCCGCGTGGTACTGAAAGCAGATTTCTGA